The Shewanella sp. NFH-SH190041 genome has a window encoding:
- a CDS encoding NupC/NupG family nucleoside CNT transporter: MNIIMSLVGVVVLLAIGYLLSNNRKAISYRTVGGALAIQTAFGCFVLYVPIGKDILKSVSDAVSSVIGYAQNGINFLFGDLAQFKLGFIFAVNVLPVIVFFSSLIAVLYYLGVMQWVIRIIGGALQKALGTSRTESMSATANIFVGQTEAPLVVRPFIPTMTQSELFAIMVGGLASIAGSVLAGYAQMGVPIEYLVAASFMAAPGGLLMAKLMHPQTEKTINEMEDLPEDVDKPANVLDAAAAGAASGMHLALNVGAMLLAFVGLIAMLNGMLGGIGGWFGMPHLSLEMILGYIFMPLAFLIGVPWNEALVAGSFIGQKIVVNEFVAYLNFAPYINHAATACTSVAADVVKDTLPLCVETTKAAMSFRTQAIISFALCGFANLSSIAILLGGLGAMAPNRRHDLAKLGIRAVIAGSLANLMSATLAGLFLAM, encoded by the coding sequence ATGAATATTATTATGAGCTTAGTAGGGGTGGTCGTCCTGCTTGCGATAGGTTATCTCCTATCGAATAACCGCAAGGCGATTAGTTACCGTACGGTGGGGGGGGCCTTGGCAATTCAGACGGCCTTCGGTTGTTTTGTTTTGTACGTGCCGATAGGTAAAGACATTCTTAAGTCGGTATCTGACGCAGTGTCTTCTGTTATCGGATACGCACAAAACGGTATCAACTTTCTGTTCGGAGATTTAGCCCAATTCAAACTGGGCTTTATTTTTGCCGTAAACGTGCTGCCAGTGATTGTGTTTTTCTCCTCACTGATTGCCGTGCTGTACTATCTGGGTGTGATGCAGTGGGTGATCCGTATTATCGGTGGCGCCCTGCAAAAAGCCCTGGGTACATCCCGCACTGAATCTATGTCCGCCACTGCTAATATCTTCGTAGGTCAGACCGAAGCCCCATTAGTTGTGCGTCCATTTATTCCTACCATGACTCAATCAGAACTGTTTGCCATTATGGTTGGTGGTCTGGCATCCATTGCCGGTTCAGTACTGGCTGGCTATGCCCAGATGGGAGTACCAATTGAGTATCTGGTAGCGGCATCCTTTATGGCGGCTCCCGGTGGTTTGTTGATGGCGAAATTGATGCATCCTCAGACAGAAAAAACCATTAATGAAATGGAAGATCTGCCAGAAGATGTTGATAAGCCTGCTAACGTGTTGGATGCCGCCGCAGCTGGTGCTGCATCTGGTATGCATTTGGCGTTAAACGTGGGTGCGATGCTGCTGGCATTCGTTGGCTTGATCGCCATGTTGAACGGTATGCTCGGTGGTATTGGCGGTTGGTTCGGTATGCCGCACCTGAGTCTGGAAATGATCTTAGGCTATATCTTTATGCCACTGGCCTTCCTGATTGGTGTGCCTTGGAATGAAGCTCTGGTGGCTGGTTCCTTTATCGGTCAGAAGATTGTCGTCAACGAGTTTGTGGCTTATTTGAACTTTGCCCCATATATCAATCATGCTGCCACCGCATGTACTTCTGTGGCTGCTGATGTGGTGAAAGACACACTACCTTTGTGTGTGGAAACGACCAAAGCGGCGATGAGCTTCAGAACCCAGGCGATTATCTCCTTCGCACTGTGTGGCTTCGCTAACCTTTCTTCTATTGCAATTTTGCTCGGTGGTCTAGGGGCTATGGCACCAAACCGCCGTCACGATCTGGCTAAACTGGGTATCCGTGCAGTGATTGCCGGTTCTCTGGCCAACCTGATGAGTGCGACACTCGCCGGTTTATTCCTGGCGATGTAA
- a CDS encoding outer membrane protein OmpK: MMKNNIRILALAAATTAAMTAGTASAEQYYGFANVSANYLDWTDGTTARTNGGKEDFAYLEIEGGAGFDWGDVYGFIDFENPTKGEWNKDYLTTKDKAEAFRIASKGSIAINMGDTNFNYYGQIYSIADSSGFYEQNVTLGVSYDLNTDFGLWVKPFIGAHYVHNNFIGAGFNGGMTGWVLGYNFDLAGQSFMVSNWNEIEFARASEYEVVNGKQTGLNGAVALWWLPMPQFTAGVQYRYADNKLGSATYQDGVVFSLKYNF, encoded by the coding sequence ATGATGAAAAATAACATTAGAATATTAGCCTTAGCCGCTGCTACCACTGCCGCTATGACTGCTGGAACAGCTTCAGCTGAACAGTATTATGGATTTGCCAACGTATCCGCCAACTACCTGGATTGGACCGATGGCACCACCGCCCGCACCAATGGCGGAAAAGAAGATTTTGCCTACCTAGAAATTGAAGGTGGTGCAGGATTTGATTGGGGTGATGTTTACGGCTTTATCGATTTCGAAAACCCAACTAAGGGTGAGTGGAATAAAGATTATCTGACAACCAAAGATAAAGCTGAAGCTTTCCGCATCGCATCTAAAGGTTCCATCGCCATCAATATGGGCGATACCAACTTTAACTATTATGGTCAGATCTACAGTATTGCAGACTCCTCCGGTTTCTATGAGCAAAACGTGACTCTGGGTGTGAGTTATGATCTGAACACTGATTTTGGTCTGTGGGTGAAACCATTTATTGGGGCTCATTATGTCCATAATAACTTCATTGGCGCAGGCTTTAACGGTGGTATGACGGGTTGGGTTCTGGGTTATAACTTTGACCTTGCAGGCCAATCATTTATGGTGTCTAACTGGAACGAAATTGAGTTTGCCCGTGCATCTGAGTATGAAGTGGTAAATGGTAAGCAAACTGGTCTGAATGGTGCTGTTGCACTGTGGTGGTTGCCTATGCCTCAATTTACCGCTGGCGTGCAGTACCGCTATGCTGATAACAAGCTGGGGTCAGCCACTTACCAAGATGGTGTCGTATTCTCCTTGAAATACAATTTCTAA